Proteins encoded by one window of Salvia splendens isolate huo1 chromosome 5, SspV2, whole genome shotgun sequence:
- the LOC121804082 gene encoding stemmadenine O-acetyltransferase-like, with the protein MAYGYTYLVLYYLGNYSNDRIQHLKESLSRTLVTFYPFAGIIRDALSADCNDQGLPFSVAKVEARMSDFLQNPNVELMNKFYPRAEKLLGTGDNIMLIQLNCFDCGSIAMSIKFHHLIVDMVSFSTFLQHWAANAQGLGLRFHPLNLIGQSSFPQKPSLPINLLPFCYLSKYLGSGKFVLRRYVFDASALSILKAQTSSFSVSRVNVVTAVIRQCFMEAVTEESARKDMKPIVMTQAVNLRRKAMPPFPDDSFGNLAWFTKSLWSYPKEKELTELLREVKKEIAKIDGEFVRRLGSEGVYDFLEELKNEMPQEATFLAINSWANIGLSEIDFGGGKPVWMSSYIPQSSEVEKGGNFAILLDSKSGGIEAWTTLDEKYVAGFEKNDYIRKYARFNPSVI; encoded by the coding sequence ATGGCTTATGGGTACACCTACTTAGTTTTATACTACTTGGGCAATTACAGCAATGACAGAATTCAACATCTGAAGGAGTCACTTTCTCGAACTCTGGTCACATTCTATCCCTTTGCCGGAATTATCAGAGATGCCCTCTCTGCAGATTGTAATGACCAAGGCCTTCCATTCTCCGTCGCCAAAGTGGAGGCCCGAATGAGCGATTTTTTGCAAAACCCTAACGTTGAATTGATGAACAAGTTCTATCCTAGAGCGGAGAAACTGCTAGGTACGGGTGATAACATAATGCTGATTCAGTTGAACTGTTTTGACTGTGGCAGCATAGCCATGAGTATCAAGTTTCATCATCTAATTGTAGACATGGTTTCATTCTCCACATTTCTCCAACATTGGGCTGCCAATGCACAAGGATTAGGGTTAAGGTTTCATCCCTTGAATCTTATCGGCCAATCCTCCTTTCCACAAAAGCCCTCATTGCCAATCAATCTATTACCTTTTTGCTATTTATCCAAATACTTAGGCTCCGGGAAGTTTGTGTTGAGAAGGTACGTTTTCGATGCCTCTGCCCTATCCATTCTTAAGGCTCAAACAAGTAGCTTTAGTGTCTCGCGAGTGAATGTGGTGACCGCTGTGATAAGGCAATGCTTCATGGAGGCTGTGACGGAAGAGTCCGCCAGGAAGGACATGAAACCTATTGTGATGACTCAAGCAGTCAACCTGCGGAGAAAGGCGATGCCCCCATTTCCAGATGATAGTTTTGGTAATTTAGCATGGTTTACCAAGAGCTTGTGGAGCTACCCCAAAGAAAAGGAGTTGACGGAGTTGTTGAGGGAGGTGAAAAAAGAGATAGCAAAGATAGATGGTGAGTTTGTGAGAAGATTGGGGAGCGAGGGTGTGTATGATTTTCTGGAGGAATTGAAGAATGAGATGCCTCAAGAAGCTACTTTTCTTGCTATTAACAGTTGGGCAAATATTGGTCTTTCCGAGATTGATTTTGGTGGGGGAAAACCTGTGTGGATGTCAAGCTACATTCCGCAATCCTCTGAAGTTGAGAAAGGAGGTAATTTTGCGATCTTATTGGATTCAAAATCCGGAGGAATAGAAGCATGGACGACTCTTGATGAAAAATACGTGGCAGGGTTTGAGAAAAATGATTATATTCGAAAATATGCTCGTTTTAACCCTAGTGTCATTTGA